The Mucilaginibacter yixingensis genome window below encodes:
- a CDS encoding endo-1,4-beta-xylanase yields the protein MITNDTYQTMIPKFISSIKAGTPLLVLATAVALCSFSLKSNKYLASHQVFKADTAGKGLKDYYKNYFPIGVAVNMAAISGPQAALIGREFNSVTPENDMKMGLIHPSEHQYNWTKADAIVEFAQLHHMKIRGHNLLWHNQAPAWMFRDSSGNLVTKQVLLQRLKDHITTVVKRYKGKIYAWDVVNEAVDDSADKYLRNSLWYQICGEDFIAKAFEYAHEADPDAQLFYNDYNSEIPSKRDRICRLLKSLIDAKVPIDGVGMQGHWSLISPTPARIREAIDKYAALGIRIQITELDITVRSKQPANGAGVAPLPVDSGYTPQLAQQQADRYQSVFKIFRDYKKVITGVTFWNVSDRYSWLDSRGGGLAGGAAAGGPAGKTIVKAYPLLFDVNLQRKQAYWAVTRF from the coding sequence ATGATAACTAACGATACTTACCAAACCATGATACCTAAATTTATTTCTTCTATTAAAGCAGGCACGCCGCTTCTGGTCTTGGCTACCGCTGTCGCTTTATGTAGTTTTTCCTTAAAATCAAACAAATATCTTGCTAGTCATCAGGTTTTTAAGGCAGATACCGCTGGTAAAGGACTGAAAGACTATTATAAAAACTATTTCCCCATTGGTGTTGCCGTGAATATGGCTGCCATAAGCGGACCGCAGGCTGCCCTTATTGGCCGTGAGTTTAACAGCGTTACGCCAGAAAATGATATGAAGATGGGATTGATACACCCATCAGAGCATCAATATAACTGGACAAAAGCCGATGCCATTGTTGAGTTTGCCCAGCTACATCACATGAAAATAAGAGGGCACAACCTGCTTTGGCATAATCAGGCACCAGCATGGATGTTTCGTGATAGCAGTGGCAACCTGGTTACTAAGCAAGTTTTGCTGCAACGTTTAAAAGACCATATTACTACTGTTGTAAAGCGCTATAAAGGCAAAATTTATGCCTGGGACGTGGTTAATGAGGCGGTTGACGATAGCGCTGATAAATATCTGCGCAACTCTTTATGGTACCAGATCTGTGGCGAAGATTTTATCGCCAAGGCTTTTGAATATGCACATGAAGCCGATCCGGACGCCCAACTTTTTTACAATGATTATAACAGCGAGATCCCATCTAAACGCGATAGGATCTGCCGTTTGTTAAAAAGCTTAATTGATGCCAAAGTGCCCATTGATGGTGTGGGCATGCAGGGGCACTGGAGCCTGATCAGCCCCACTCCGGCACGTATCCGTGAGGCTATTGATAAGTATGCCGCCTTAGGCATCAGGATTCAGATTACCGAGCTGGATATAACTGTGCGTTCAAAACAACCAGCAAATGGGGCAGGCGTAGCGCCGTTGCCTGTTGACTCTGGCTATACGCCTCAACTTGCCCAGCAACAGGCAGACCGGTATCAATCGGTGTTTAAGATCTTCAGAGACTATAAAAAGGTAATCACCGGCGTTACGTTCTGGAATGTATCTGACCGGTACAGCTGGCTCGACTCACGGGGAGGCGGTTTGGCTGGAGGTGCTGCCGCGGGTGGGCCTGCGGGTAAAACTATTGTTAAGGCGTACCCTTTATTGTTTGATGTGAATTTGCAACGCAAACAAGCCTATTGGGCGGTGACGCGTTTTTAA
- the thiD gene encoding bifunctional hydroxymethylpyrimidine kinase/phosphomethylpyrimidine kinase — MMVYKYNSVLTIAGSDSGGGAGIQADLKTFAALGCYGTSAITAVTAQNTLGINDIHPIPPAIVKSQIMAVMDDIRPSVIKIGMLPNAEIIGVVAETLKMYNDLTIIVDPVMKSTSGTDLSGNESLKVLIAELFPIATLIAPNINEAALLTGNHISNIDDMRSAALALLKYGSNAVLVKGGHLDGEVLYNVYADQSHTKETFSYPYIPSLNTHGTGCTLASAIASYIASGQSLVEAIAAAGDYVNKAIQQGRNVKTGQGCGPLNHGFKPKSLQKKRAKLN, encoded by the coding sequence ATGATGGTCTATAAATATAATTCAGTACTTACCATCGCCGGTTCAGACAGCGGCGGCGGTGCGGGCATACAAGCAGACTTGAAGACATTTGCGGCACTAGGCTGTTACGGAACCTCAGCCATTACAGCTGTTACGGCACAAAACACTTTAGGCATTAACGATATTCATCCTATCCCGCCCGCAATTGTAAAGAGCCAGATTATGGCTGTGATGGACGACATAAGGCCTTCAGTCATTAAAATTGGCATGTTACCTAATGCTGAAATAATAGGCGTTGTAGCCGAGACGCTGAAAATGTATAACGATCTGACTATCATTGTAGATCCGGTGATGAAATCAACCAGCGGAACAGACTTGTCCGGTAACGAGTCATTAAAGGTCTTGATAGCCGAATTGTTCCCTATAGCAACTCTAATTGCACCTAATATTAACGAAGCCGCGCTGCTCACCGGCAATCACATCAGCAATATTGATGATATGCGCTCCGCAGCGCTGGCGCTCTTGAAATATGGCAGTAACGCCGTACTGGTAAAAGGCGGGCATTTGGATGGTGAAGTATTATACAATGTTTATGCAGATCAATCCCATACTAAAGAAACCTTTTCATACCCTTATATCCCATCTTTAAACACCCACGGCACAGGTTGTACACTTGCTTCAGCTATTGCATCTTATATAGCATCTGGTCAGTCACTTGTAGAGGCCATAGCAGCGGCCGGCGACTATGTTAACAAAGCCATTCAACAGGGGCGCAATGTTAAAACCGGGCAGGGCTGCGGCCCGTTAAACCATGGCTTTAAACCTAAAAGCTTACAGAAAAAGCGAGCCAAATTAAATTAA
- the thiC gene encoding phosphomethylpyrimidine synthase ThiC, protein MKIEKVPTDHVITTSPFPASRKVYVTGQLHPIKVAMREISLTDTKIYGRFGETEPNAPVTVYDTSGPYTDPDMEIDVRKGLQRLRESWIVERGDVEQLDTISSDYGRQRLNNTELDYLRFGHQSTPYRAKPGQNVSQLHYAKKGIITPEMEYIAIRENQRIDLLKEQLNGQYDVLGQQHEGHSFGANTPKGYITPEFVRQEVAAGRAVIPSNINHPESEPMIIGRNFLVKINANIGNSAVTSSIEEEVEKAVWACRWGADTIMDLSTGKNIHETREWIIRNTPVPIGTVPIYQALEKVNGKAEDLTWELFRDTLIEQAEQGVDYFTIHAGVLLRYIPLTAKRVTGIVSRGGSIMAKWCLAHHKENFLYTHFEEICEIMKAYDVAFSLGDGLRPGSIADANDAAQFAELETLGELTQIAWKHDVQTIIEGPGHVPMHMIKENMNKQLKHCAEAPFYTLGPLTTDIAPGYDHITSAIGAAMIGWFGTAMLCYVTPKEHLGLPNKKDVKDGVITYKIAAHAADLAKGHPGAQYRDNALSKARFEFRWEDQFNLSLDPDTAREFHDETLPADGAKVAHFCSMCGPNFCSMKITQDVRDYAKDNGLDSDEALQKGMAEKSKEFAEKGSEIYL, encoded by the coding sequence ATGAAAATTGAAAAAGTACCGACCGACCACGTTATTACCACGTCACCGTTTCCGGCATCACGTAAAGTTTACGTTACCGGTCAGCTACACCCTATAAAAGTAGCCATGCGCGAAATATCGCTTACAGACACCAAGATTTACGGTCGCTTTGGCGAAACCGAGCCCAATGCACCGGTAACTGTATATGATACCAGCGGCCCTTACACAGACCCCGATATGGAGATTGATGTAAGAAAAGGTTTACAACGTCTGCGCGAAAGCTGGATTGTAGAACGCGGCGATGTAGAGCAATTGGACACCATATCATCAGACTATGGCCGCCAGCGTTTAAACAATACAGAGCTGGATTATTTGCGTTTTGGTCATCAGTCTACACCCTATCGCGCCAAGCCTGGCCAAAACGTTTCGCAACTGCACTACGCCAAAAAGGGAATTATTACGCCGGAGATGGAATACATTGCCATCCGCGAAAATCAGCGTATTGATTTACTGAAGGAGCAGTTAAACGGGCAATATGACGTTCTTGGTCAGCAGCATGAGGGCCACAGCTTTGGTGCTAACACCCCTAAAGGCTACATTACCCCTGAGTTTGTACGTCAGGAAGTTGCCGCAGGCCGTGCCGTAATCCCTTCAAACATTAACCACCCTGAAAGCGAACCGATGATTATCGGTCGTAACTTCCTCGTAAAAATCAATGCTAACATTGGCAACTCTGCCGTTACCTCAAGTATTGAAGAAGAGGTGGAGAAAGCGGTTTGGGCATGCCGCTGGGGTGCTGATACCATTATGGATCTATCTACCGGCAAAAACATTCATGAAACCCGCGAGTGGATCATTCGTAACACACCGGTTCCAATTGGCACTGTACCAATTTACCAGGCCCTGGAAAAAGTAAACGGCAAAGCCGAAGACCTGACCTGGGAGCTATTCCGCGATACATTGATTGAGCAGGCCGAGCAAGGGGTTGATTATTTTACCATCCACGCAGGTGTATTGCTTAGATACATTCCGCTAACGGCAAAAAGGGTAACCGGTATTGTATCCCGCGGTGGCTCTATCATGGCCAAATGGTGTTTGGCTCATCACAAAGAAAACTTCCTTTATACGCATTTTGAAGAGATTTGCGAGATCATGAAAGCGTATGACGTAGCCTTCTCATTAGGCGACGGCCTGCGCCCGGGCAGTATTGCCGATGCCAATGACGCTGCGCAGTTTGCCGAATTGGAAACCCTTGGCGAACTGACCCAAATTGCATGGAAACACGATGTACAGACCATCATTGAAGGCCCTGGCCACGTACCTATGCACATGATCAAAGAAAATATGAATAAGCAGCTGAAGCATTGTGCCGAGGCGCCATTCTATACCCTGGGCCCGCTTACTACAGATATTGCCCCTGGTTATGACCACATCACATCTGCCATTGGCGCTGCTATGATTGGTTGGTTTGGTACCGCTATGCTTTGCTACGTTACCCCTAAAGAACATTTGGGTCTGCCTAATAAAAAAGACGTTAAAGACGGCGTAATCACCTACAAAATTGCGGCGCATGCTGCAGATTTGGCCAAAGGTCACCCCGGAGCACAATACCGTGACAATGCGCTGAGCAAAGCCCGCTTTGAGTTCCGTTGGGAAGATCAGTTTAACCTGTCACTTGATCCGGACACCGCCCGCGAATTCCACGACGAAACCTTACCGGCCGACGGCGCCAAAGTGGCTCACTTCTGCTCTATGTGTGGCCCGAACTTCTGCTCTATGAAAATAACGCAGGACGTGCGCGACTATGCCAAAGACAACGGCCTTGACAGCGACGAGGCATTGCAAAAAGGCATGGCAGAAAAATCAAAAGAGTTTGCCGAGAAAGGCAGCGAAATTTATTTGTAG
- a CDS encoding thiazole synthase — translation MLQIADTTFNSRLFTGTGKFSSSILMEDALLASGSELVTVALKRVDVKNNDTDDILSHLKHPHINLLPNTSGVRNAREAVFAAQLAREALETNWIKLEIHPDPKYLMPDPIETLKATEELAKLGFIVLPYIHADPVLCKRLEDAGTSAVMPLGSPIGSNKGLKTIDFLEIIIAQSNVPVVIDAGIGSPADAAKAMEIGADAVLVNTAIAVSENPVIMAAAFKMAVEAGRMAFEAKLAKPVAHAVASSPLTSFLDE, via the coding sequence ATGTTACAGATTGCAGATACCACTTTTAACTCCAGGCTGTTCACCGGCACCGGTAAGTTTAGCTCGTCTATCCTGATGGAAGATGCGTTACTGGCTTCGGGCTCTGAGCTGGTTACGGTTGCTTTAAAACGTGTGGATGTAAAAAACAACGATACGGACGACATATTAAGTCACCTGAAGCACCCGCATATCAATCTATTGCCTAATACTTCTGGCGTGCGCAATGCCCGCGAAGCTGTATTTGCCGCCCAGTTGGCCCGCGAAGCATTAGAAACAAACTGGATCAAACTGGAAATTCACCCGGATCCTAAATACCTGATGCCTGATCCGATTGAAACCCTGAAAGCTACCGAAGAATTGGCGAAACTAGGTTTCATCGTGCTACCCTATATCCATGCAGACCCGGTGCTTTGTAAGCGCCTGGAAGATGCCGGCACCTCGGCTGTAATGCCCCTGGGCTCACCTATCGGCAGCAATAAAGGCTTAAAAACAATTGATTTTCTAGAGATCATTATTGCACAAAGCAATGTACCGGTAGTAATTGACGCCGGTATAGGATCGCCTGCTGACGCGGCTAAGGCCATGGAAATTGGTGCCGATGCGGTGCTGGTAAACACTGCCATTGCCGTGTCTGAAAATCCTGTAATAATGGCCGCAGCATTTAAAATGGCCGTTGAGGCCGGGCGCATGGCCTTTGAAGCAAAATTAGCTAAACCGGTTGCACACGCAGTTGCCAGCAGTCCGTTAACTTCTTTTTTGGATGAATAG
- the thiS gene encoding sulfur carrier protein ThiS has product MEVTVNHQLYIVPQNCSVQTLLSDVLQRPERGLAIAINETIVPKTQWGTHTLCTADNIIIIKATQGG; this is encoded by the coding sequence ATGGAAGTAACCGTTAACCATCAGCTTTATATTGTTCCGCAAAATTGCAGTGTGCAAACGCTGCTCAGCGATGTTTTGCAACGGCCCGAACGCGGCCTGGCAATTGCCATCAATGAAACAATTGTACCCAAAACCCAATGGGGCACGCACACTCTTTGCACTGCAGACAATATCATCATCATTAAAGCCACACAAGGAGGATAA
- a CDS encoding thiamine phosphate synthase, translating to MQLIVITDAEVIDGETAIINELFNAGLSRLHLRKPGGNAQQICALLNQVDAAFYSRIALHQHHELAQVYGIKRLHYTESARQQTTPALLQSLKSHGYTLSTSIHDLALADSLTAFDYAFFGPVFNSLSKPGYTSNLSPAFRLDRHSSKPELIGLGGITHGQLPAVKAMGFEGVAVLGAIWNEPGKALQTFEKLKTTINTL from the coding sequence ATGCAATTGATCGTGATTACCGATGCAGAGGTAATTGATGGCGAAACCGCCATCATTAACGAATTGTTTAACGCAGGCCTGTCCCGGTTGCACTTGCGCAAACCGGGCGGCAACGCGCAGCAGATCTGCGCGTTGCTTAATCAGGTTGATGCCGCGTTTTACAGCCGTATTGCATTGCATCAACATCATGAGCTGGCGCAGGTGTACGGTATCAAGCGATTGCATTATACCGAGTCTGCACGCCAACAAACAACACCTGCGCTGCTTCAATCATTGAAATCACATGGCTATACGTTAAGTACGTCCATACATGACCTCGCCCTTGCAGACTCGCTAACTGCTTTCGATTATGCATTTTTCGGGCCAGTATTTAACAGCTTGTCAAAGCCTGGGTACACCAGCAATCTTTCGCCTGCATTCCGGTTAGACAGGCATAGTAGCAAACCAGAACTTATCGGCCTGGGGGGCATAACACACGGTCAACTCCCCGCAGTAAAAGCAATGGGTTTTGAGGGAGTAGCTGTATTAGGAGCTATTTGGAACGAGCCAGGTAAAGCCCTGCAAACTTTTGAAAAATTAAAAACAACCATCAATACATTATAA
- the moeB gene encoding HesA/MoeB/ThiF family protein — protein sequence MLETEELKRYSRQMILPELGIDGQQKLKQAKVLMIGAGGLGCPVLQYLVAGGVGTIGIVDDDVVGLSNLHRQILYSAQDIGKNKVLTAKEKLQILNPYIQINAYPIRLTADKADDLFAQYDIVVDGSDNFPTRYLINDACVKLNKPLVFGSIFKFDGQVSVFNYLDGPSYRDLFPEAPADGEVPNCAEIGVIGVLPGIIGTYMANEVIKVICGIGETLSGRLLCVDALDNSTSVFKFAKSITSADDTKTAFAIKPQVQADAVNEIERKEFDALLETGSDDICLVDVREPYEFEDFNIGGINIPLDELTDQLPAVVQGKSKIIFYCQTGQRSKQAVYLTKAITTIETFSLKGGIYNTVI from the coding sequence ATGCTGGAAACCGAAGAATTAAAAAGATACAGTCGCCAAATGATCCTGCCTGAACTGGGCATAGATGGACAGCAAAAGCTAAAACAGGCTAAAGTATTGATGATAGGCGCCGGCGGATTAGGTTGCCCGGTGTTGCAATACCTGGTGGCAGGTGGCGTGGGCACCATAGGCATTGTAGACGATGACGTTGTTGGCTTGAGTAATCTGCATCGGCAAATTTTGTATTCAGCCCAAGATATCGGAAAAAATAAAGTACTGACAGCTAAAGAGAAACTACAGATACTTAACCCTTATATTCAGATTAATGCCTATCCAATTCGGTTAACAGCAGACAAAGCTGATGATCTTTTTGCGCAGTACGATATTGTGGTTGACGGTTCTGATAATTTCCCTACGCGCTACCTGATCAACGATGCTTGCGTGAAGCTGAACAAGCCGCTGGTGTTCGGTTCCATTTTTAAGTTTGATGGACAAGTTTCTGTATTTAATTACCTTGACGGGCCCAGCTACAGAGACCTCTTCCCTGAAGCCCCAGCTGACGGCGAAGTACCAAATTGTGCTGAAATTGGTGTAATTGGCGTACTGCCCGGCATCATTGGCACCTATATGGCCAACGAAGTAATTAAGGTGATTTGCGGGATTGGTGAAACGCTATCTGGCCGATTATTGTGTGTAGATGCGCTGGATAATTCAACCAGTGTTTTCAAGTTTGCCAAGAGTATAACAAGCGCCGATGATACAAAAACTGCTTTCGCCATCAAACCTCAAGTTCAGGCAGATGCAGTGAATGAGATTGAAAGAAAAGAATTTGATGCCTTATTGGAGACAGGATCTGATGATATCTGCTTGGTGGACGTAAGAGAACCCTACGAGTTTGAAGACTTCAATATCGGTGGCATTAACATTCCGCTGGATGAACTTACTGATCAGCTCCCGGCAGTCGTTCAAGGGAAAAGCAAGATCATTTTTTATTGCCAAACCGGGCAGCGAAGTAAACAGGCAGTTTACCTGACCAAAGCCATAACCACCATAGAAACATTTAGTTTAAAAGGAGGTATTTATAACACTGTTATTTAA
- the thiH gene encoding 2-iminoacetate synthase ThiH translates to MNSFSDLFQTYNWDETRQSIYAKTSDDVLRALAAPKRTLEDFKALVSPAAAPYLEQMAAISQQLTLKRFGKVIQLYIPLYLSNECNNICTYCGFSYDNKLRRKTLSPIEIMQEVAVIKEMGYEHVLLVTGEANQTVNVDYFKQVLSLIRPHFSHISMEVQPLDLEEYQQLTPYGLNTVLVYQETYHQEDYKKHHPKGKKSNFQYRLETPDRLGQAGIHKMGLGVLIGLEDWRTDCFFTALHLNYLEKKYWQSKYSLSFPRLRPFSGGLEPKVEMNDRELVQLICAYRIFNEDVELSISTRESPNFRNNIVKLGITAISAGSKTNPGGYMVEPQSLEQFEISDERSPAEIARVIKAQGYEPVWKDWDSCLTA, encoded by the coding sequence ATGAATAGTTTTTCAGACCTTTTTCAAACCTACAACTGGGACGAAACCCGCCAAAGCATCTACGCCAAAACCAGCGATGATGTTTTGAGAGCGCTGGCTGCGCCCAAACGGACATTGGAGGATTTTAAAGCGCTGGTGTCACCGGCGGCGGCCCCTTATCTGGAGCAGATGGCGGCTATCAGTCAGCAGCTTACGCTAAAACGCTTTGGTAAGGTAATCCAGTTGTATATCCCGCTTTATCTGTCTAACGAGTGCAATAACATCTGTACCTATTGCGGCTTTAGTTATGATAATAAACTGCGGCGCAAAACACTTTCGCCCATTGAGATTATGCAGGAAGTGGCAGTTATTAAAGAGATGGGCTATGAACACGTGCTGCTGGTTACCGGCGAAGCCAATCAAACTGTTAACGTTGACTATTTTAAGCAGGTACTGTCGCTGATCCGTCCGCACTTTTCTCATATCTCTATGGAAGTGCAGCCTTTGGATCTGGAAGAGTATCAGCAACTGACGCCTTACGGACTAAACACGGTGCTGGTTTACCAGGAAACCTATCATCAGGAGGATTATAAAAAGCATCACCCAAAGGGAAAAAAATCCAACTTTCAATACCGCCTGGAAACCCCTGACCGATTGGGCCAGGCCGGTATTCACAAAATGGGGCTGGGGGTGCTAATTGGTCTGGAAGACTGGCGTACCGACTGTTTCTTTACAGCGTTACACCTCAATTATCTGGAAAAAAAGTACTGGCAAAGCAAATACAGCCTCTCCTTCCCTCGCTTGCGCCCGTTCAGCGGTGGTCTGGAACCCAAGGTAGAAATGAACGACCGGGAGCTGGTGCAATTGATCTGCGCCTATCGTATATTTAATGAAGATGTAGAGCTTTCCATCTCCACTCGCGAGTCTCCAAACTTTAGAAACAATATTGTGAAGCTGGGTATTACGGCCATTAGTGCCGGTTCAAAAACCAATCCGGGCGGCTATATGGTAGAGCCGCAGTCGCTCGAACAGTTTGAGATCTCAGACGAAAGAAGTCCGGCAGAAATTGCCCGGGTTATTAAAGCACAAGGCTATGAGCCTGTATGGAAAGACTGGGATAGCTGTTTAACCGCTTAA
- a CDS encoding helix-turn-helix transcriptional regulator: protein MQHNLDTAAFRLHGHSPLIGSSPDVHYGHVVERIVRRNRMGISEVARKLHISRRTLYNWFETNNLNIDTILKLGSVLGHDFSLEFPDDFAKISDCETGTVFMDEQKIEAPSTEAVYYWMDKYIKLLEKFNEALAVSSKREAI, encoded by the coding sequence ATGCAACACAATTTAGACACCGCCGCTTTCCGACTTCACGGGCACTCCCCGCTGATTGGTTCATCACCAGATGTTCACTATGGGCATGTGGTAGAACGCATTGTGAGACGCAATAGAATGGGAATTAGTGAGGTTGCAAGAAAACTCCATATAAGCCGTCGCACGCTGTATAATTGGTTTGAAACCAACAACCTAAACATTGACACTATACTAAAGCTCGGTTCTGTTTTGGGGCATGACTTTTCGCTCGAATTTCCGGATGACTTCGCAAAAATATCAGACTGCGAAACCGGTACCGTTTTTATGGATGAGCAAAAGATTGAGGCTCCTTCAACAGAAGCAGTATATTATTGGATGGATAAGTATATAAAGCTTTTAGAGAAATTTAATGAGGCCCTTGCCGTATCTTCTAAAAGAGAAGCGATTTAA
- a CDS encoding glycoside hydrolase 43 family protein: MSLKRSARVFVLFLVVLMPSLRLSAQKLHSDNGDGTYTNPIIPGDFPDMDVIRVGDTYYMVSTTMFVFPGVTILKSHDLVNWQYCSNAVPRFDFSKCYNLDGCNRYGHGQWATSIKYHNGKFHLLFVTLDEGGFSCTATKAEGPWEIKKLPKGFYDAGLFYDDDGKIYVAHGYNHINLTEVNEDLAPISKDSLIFEGNIRKGLEGTHVYKINGYYYLYSTYGGLNGMQVALRSKNIYGPYEQKVVLNDTTRGITFGMHQGPLIETQTGQWWTMLFVDRGPLGRIPNLKPVTWVGGWPMVGVNGKAVITYKKPDVGKTYPVTELPTSDEFNGKTLGMQWGWNHNPDPERWSLTRRPGFLRLETAGTATDLTMARNTLTQRPLIKYDLNQPTTGLTKLDVSHMKDGDEAGLAVFQMPYAYIGVRQKQGAKYLVMVNNGQTIDSTVLNTNMVYLRTTASNQTKKASFAYCTDGKTFQALGNELEMQFSLKIFTGNKFCLFNYATKQPGGYVDFDYLRLE; the protein is encoded by the coding sequence ATGAGTTTAAAACGGTCCGCAAGAGTCTTCGTCTTATTTCTAGTGGTGTTGATGCCCTCGCTGCGTTTATCAGCACAAAAGCTGCACAGCGATAATGGCGACGGCACGTATACAAATCCCATTATTCCCGGCGATTTTCCGGATATGGACGTTATTCGCGTTGGCGATACTTATTACATGGTGAGTACCACCATGTTTGTTTTTCCGGGCGTTACCATCCTTAAATCACATGATCTGGTTAACTGGCAGTATTGCAGTAACGCCGTGCCGCGGTTTGATTTTAGTAAATGTTATAACCTGGATGGCTGCAACAGGTACGGCCATGGGCAATGGGCCACCAGCATTAAATATCACAACGGTAAATTCCACCTGCTATTTGTAACGCTGGACGAAGGCGGTTTTAGCTGCACGGCAACCAAAGCCGAAGGCCCCTGGGAGATTAAAAAGCTGCCTAAGGGCTTTTATGATGCCGGTTTGTTTTATGATGATGACGGGAAGATTTATGTGGCTCATGGATATAATCATATCAACCTGACAGAAGTAAATGAAGATTTAGCTCCCATAAGTAAAGACTCATTGATATTTGAAGGCAACATCCGCAAGGGACTTGAAGGCACGCACGTTTATAAAATTAACGGCTACTATTATTTATACAGCACTTATGGCGGCCTTAACGGTATGCAGGTGGCCCTGCGTTCTAAAAATATCTATGGCCCGTATGAGCAAAAGGTGGTGCTGAATGATACCACACGCGGCATTACTTTTGGCATGCATCAGGGGCCGCTGATAGAAACCCAGACAGGGCAGTGGTGGACCATGCTGTTTGTTGATCGCGGTCCGCTCGGTCGTATCCCCAACCTGAAGCCTGTAACCTGGGTTGGTGGCTGGCCCATGGTGGGGGTAAACGGAAAAGCGGTGATCACCTATAAAAAGCCCGACGTTGGTAAAACTTACCCGGTAACAGAACTGCCAACCTCTGATGAATTTAATGGCAAAACCTTGGGCATGCAATGGGGCTGGAACCATAACCCTGACCCTGAGAGATGGTCGTTAACCAGGAGGCCGGGTTTTCTGCGTCTGGAAACGGCAGGCACGGCTACTGATCTGACCATGGCGCGCAACACGCTCACGCAACGCCCGCTGATAAAATATGACCTGAACCAACCGACTACCGGCTTAACTAAACTGGATGTTAGCCACATGAAAGATGGCGACGAGGCCGGACTAGCAGTTTTCCAAATGCCATACGCCTATATTGGCGTAAGGCAAAAGCAAGGCGCAAAGTACCTGGTAATGGTTAATAATGGGCAAACTATAGATTCGACCGTCTTGAATACCAATATGGTTTACTTGCGTACAACGGCGTCAAATCAAACAAAAAAAGCGTCATTTGCTTACTGTACAGATGGTAAAACATTCCAAGCGTTAGGTAATGAGTTGGAGATGCAGTTTAGTTTGAAAATTTTTACCGGCAATAAGTTTTGCTTGTTTAACTATGCCACCAAACAGCCTGGTGGTTATGTTGATTTTGATTACCTGCGGCTGGAATGA
- a CDS encoding thiamine phosphate synthase, translating to MIDKLHYISQPAADGSHLTAIKNALDAGCKWIQLRIKDQSADNILSYATEAAAICSAYQAKLIINDHPEIALKSGADGVHLGLDDMSIADARAIVGPEFIIGGTANTFADVTRRAAEGVDYIGLGPYRFTTTKKQLSPILGASGYELIVQQCKENNIGLPIIAIGGIEEVDVPHVMQTGVYGLAVSGAITHSADRVATVREIYQHLNAETINS from the coding sequence ATGATAGATAAACTTCACTACATATCGCAACCAGCCGCAGACGGCTCGCATCTTACCGCTATAAAAAACGCGTTAGATGCTGGTTGTAAATGGATCCAGTTGAGAATAAAAGACCAGTCGGCAGACAACATACTTTCTTATGCCACAGAGGCTGCCGCTATATGCAGCGCTTATCAGGCCAAACTGATTATTAACGATCATCCTGAAATTGCCCTTAAATCTGGCGCCGATGGTGTGCACTTAGGGCTGGATGATATGTCTATAGCCGATGCACGGGCAATTGTGGGCCCCGAGTTTATTATCGGCGGCACGGCCAACACTTTTGCCGATGTTACCCGCCGTGCGGCCGAGGGCGTTGATTACATTGGCCTGGGCCCCTATCGCTTTACAACTACCAAAAAACAGCTTAGTCCTATTTTGGGAGCCAGCGGCTATGAATTAATTGTACAGCAGTGCAAAGAAAACAACATCGGGCTGCCAATTATAGCCATTGGCGGTATTGAAGAAGTAGATGTGCCGCATGTGATGCAAACCGGAGTTTACGGTTTAGCGGTATCTGGTGCCATAACGCATTCTGCAGATCGCGTAGCTACTGTTAGAGAGATTTATCAGCATCTTAACGCGGAGACAATCAATTCATAA